The following proteins are co-located in the Bosea sp. AS-1 genome:
- a CDS encoding GcrA family cell cycle regulator translates to MNEAGAWTDERVELLKKLWSDGLSASQIAAELGNVTRNAVIGKVHRLGLSGRAKSAAAPAAPRNAAPRKAPARAPSHPMGSATTATRGAHALAPHFAAEAEVEIEAEQAPLPSEDVVIPFSERVTIMELREYMCRWPMGDPTSPDFRFCGARSQTGLPYCSYHSRIAYQPAADRRRDRSKARA, encoded by the coding sequence ATGAACGAAGCCGGAGCATGGACGGACGAGCGCGTCGAACTGCTCAAGAAGCTCTGGAGCGATGGCCTCAGCGCCAGCCAGATCGCGGCCGAACTTGGCAACGTCACGCGCAATGCGGTGATCGGCAAGGTGCACCGGCTCGGCCTTTCGGGCCGGGCCAAGAGCGCCGCCGCCCCGGCTGCGCCGCGCAATGCCGCTCCGCGCAAGGCCCCAGCCCGCGCGCCGAGCCACCCGATGGGCAGCGCCACGACGGCGACCCGCGGCGCGCACGCCCTTGCGCCCCATTTCGCCGCCGAGGCGGAAGTGGAGATCGAGGCCGAGCAGGCGCCACTGCCGTCCGAGGACGTGGTGATCCCGTTCTCGGAGCGCGTCACCATCATGGAGCTGCGCGAATATATGTGCCGCTGGCCGATGGGCGATCCGACGAGCCCGGATTTCCGCTTCTGCGGCGCGCGTTCGCAGACCGGCCTGCCCTATTGCAGCTACCATTCCCGCATCGCCTACCAGCCCGCCGCGGATCGCCGACGCGACCGGAGCAAGGCGCGGGCCTGA
- a CDS encoding amino acid ABC transporter permease: protein MSSRASSASSLSLWRERLFGTPFTGFVTVVLLLGIVWVAVPLLRWAVFDATWRGTTRADCTAGGACWVFIRARFGQFMYGLYPVDQRWRVDIAGIVLVLGILAVVLAPQRFRLKLGIAMLVVLPPLGIWLLSGGFGLRYVETREWGGLMLTLFISIYSSLIAIPLGILFALGRQSELRVIRLISVIFIEFWRGVPIIAVIFLASLLLPLIMPGGIDIDRLARAVIGLGFVIAAYMAEAVRGGLQALPKGQREAATALGLTYWKATGLIILPQALRISLPAMTNEFIALIKNTTLVLVVSILDLLGIAQASLADPNWVGMNMEAYAFSGAIYWLICFALSRWSRSLEKKRRL from the coding sequence ATGAGCAGCCGCGCTTCCTCCGCATCCTCCCTGTCGCTCTGGCGCGAGCGCCTGTTCGGCACGCCTTTCACCGGCTTCGTTACGGTGGTGCTCCTGCTCGGCATTGTCTGGGTGGCGGTGCCGCTGCTGCGCTGGGCGGTGTTCGATGCCACCTGGCGCGGCACGACCCGGGCCGACTGCACGGCCGGCGGTGCCTGCTGGGTCTTCATCCGGGCCCGCTTCGGCCAGTTCATGTACGGGCTCTACCCGGTCGACCAGCGCTGGCGTGTCGACATCGCCGGCATCGTCCTGGTGCTCGGCATCCTCGCGGTCGTCCTGGCGCCGCAGCGTTTCCGGCTGAAGCTCGGGATCGCCATGCTCGTCGTTCTGCCGCCACTCGGGATCTGGCTGCTCTCCGGCGGCTTCGGCTTGCGCTATGTCGAGACGCGCGAATGGGGTGGGTTGATGCTCACCCTGTTCATCTCGATCTATTCGAGCCTGATCGCCATTCCGCTCGGCATCCTCTTCGCACTCGGGCGCCAGTCGGAGCTGCGCGTCATCCGGTTGATCAGCGTCATCTTCATCGAGTTCTGGCGCGGCGTGCCGATCATCGCGGTGATCTTCCTCGCCTCGCTGCTGCTGCCGCTGATCATGCCCGGCGGCATCGACATCGATCGGCTGGCGCGCGCCGTGATCGGGCTTGGCTTCGTCATCGCCGCCTATATGGCGGAGGCGGTGCGCGGCGGCCTGCAGGCCCTGCCCAAGGGCCAGCGCGAGGCGGCGACGGCGCTGGGCCTCACCTATTGGAAGGCGACGGGGCTGATCATCCTGCCGCAGGCGCTGCGCATCTCGCTGCCGGCGATGACCAACGAGTTCATCGCGCTGATCAAGAACACCACGTTGGTGCTGGTCGTCTCGATCCTCGACCTGCTCGGTATCGCCCAAGCCTCGCTCGCCGATCCGAACTGGGTCGGCATGAACATGGAGGCTTACGCCTTCTCGGGCGCGATCTATTGGCTGATCTGCTTCGCGCTCTCGCGCTGGAGCCGCTCGTTGGAGAAGAAGCGGCGGCTGTGA
- a CDS encoding ABC transporter permease subunit (The N-terminal region of this protein, as described by TIGR01726, is a three transmembrane segment that identifies a subfamily of ABC transporter permease subunits, which specificities that include histidine, arginine, glutamine, glutamate, L-cystine (sic), the opines (in Agrobacterium) octopine and nopaline, etc.) produces the protein MTNLLAFINDKRVRDWFYQIVVVVVLVGLTVFFVRNASENMLKAGIASGFGFLWRTSGIEVPFVLTGYTQADNILALFWVGVANTMLVTVIAIVLATLLGFIVGIARLSSIWLVSAIAGAYIEFVRNIPLLFFVLFWYFGVIAALPAPRQSISLFGVAFLNNRGLTIPLPDGMENLHIAGWIVLASILAYAAFHVWARKRQERTGQHAPTLRAGLVLLLAVPLLALAWAILATRWDVPVLRGFNYRGGFAVIPEFVALLAALVTYTAGFIAEIVRGGIQSVSHGQTEAGSALGLRSGQVLRLVTIPQALRVMIPPLTNQYLNVLKNSSFGAAIAYPDVVSLFMGSALNNTGQAIEIIAMTLAVYLVIGLAVSAIMNWYNARIALVTR, from the coding sequence ATGACGAACCTTCTCGCCTTCATCAACGACAAGCGCGTCCGCGACTGGTTCTACCAGATCGTCGTGGTGGTCGTGCTCGTCGGTCTCACCGTGTTCTTCGTGCGCAACGCATCGGAGAACATGCTCAAGGCCGGCATTGCCTCGGGCTTCGGCTTCCTCTGGCGCACCTCCGGCATCGAGGTTCCCTTCGTCCTCACCGGCTATACCCAGGCCGACAATATCCTCGCCCTGTTCTGGGTCGGCGTCGCCAACACCATGCTGGTGACGGTGATCGCGATCGTGCTCGCCACGCTGCTCGGCTTCATCGTCGGCATCGCCCGGCTCTCCTCGATCTGGCTCGTCTCGGCCATTGCCGGCGCCTATATCGAGTTCGTCCGCAACATCCCGCTGCTGTTCTTCGTGCTGTTCTGGTATTTCGGCGTCATCGCCGCGCTGCCGGCGCCGCGCCAGAGCATCAGCCTGTTCGGCGTCGCCTTCCTCAACAATCGCGGCCTGACCATCCCGCTGCCGGACGGGATGGAGAACCTGCACATCGCGGGGTGGATCGTCCTCGCCAGCATCCTGGCCTATGCGGCGTTCCATGTCTGGGCGCGCAAGCGTCAGGAGCGCACCGGCCAGCATGCGCCGACGCTACGCGCCGGGCTCGTGCTGCTGCTGGCAGTCCCGCTCCTGGCTCTGGCCTGGGCCATACTGGCGACGCGCTGGGACGTGCCGGTGCTGCGCGGCTTCAACTATCGCGGCGGCTTCGCCGTGATCCCTGAATTCGTCGCGCTGCTGGCCGCGCTCGTCACCTATACCGCCGGCTTCATCGCCGAGATCGTGCGCGGCGGCATCCAGTCTGTCTCGCATGGCCAGACGGAGGCAGGTTCGGCGCTGGGCCTGCGCTCCGGCCAGGTGCTGCGCCTCGTCACCATCCCGCAGGCTTTGCGCGTGATGATCCCGCCGCTGACCAATCAGTATCTCAACGTGCTGAAGAACTCTTCCTTCGGCGCCGCCATCGCCTATCCTGACGTGGTCAGCCTGTTCATGGGCTCAGCGCTCAACAACACCGGCCAGGCGATCGAGATCATCGCCATGACGCTCGCCGTCTACCTCGTCATCGGGCTCGCCGTCTCGGCGATCATGAACTGGTACAACGCCCGCATCGCCCTGGTGACGCGATGA
- a CDS encoding amino acid ABC transporter substrate-binding protein: MTIRISGAAIFLAAGVSLAQAQQLAPSPTLDAVKARGNLECGVHLGLPGFSFANDKGEWSGLDVDYCKALAAAVLGDASKVKYTPTSVQQRWPILQSGQVDVLSRNSTITFSRNATLGLNFQGINFYEGQTFIVRKSAGVKDAEGLDGASVCVAAGSTEEKNAADWFRERNLKVTITNFQKNDDAIAAYDAGRCDAYTAGVGALAGQRIKLKVPDDHIILTKPISNDPQGPVTRWGDERWQLIVRWVLNGTIAAEMLGVTSANVDEMKANSKNSEVRRLLGVEGGFGEMMGLPNDWMYKAIKQVGNYGESYERNVGMGSPLKLERGQNQLWTKGGVLFTPPFQ, encoded by the coding sequence ATGACGATCAGGATTTCAGGAGCGGCCATCTTTCTCGCCGCGGGGGTTTCGTTGGCTCAGGCGCAGCAGCTTGCGCCGAGCCCGACGCTCGACGCGGTGAAGGCGCGCGGCAATCTCGAATGCGGCGTGCATCTCGGCTTGCCGGGCTTCTCCTTCGCCAACGACAAGGGTGAGTGGAGCGGGCTCGACGTCGATTATTGCAAGGCACTGGCCGCCGCCGTCCTCGGCGATGCCAGCAAGGTCAAGTACACGCCGACCTCGGTGCAGCAGCGCTGGCCGATCCTGCAATCGGGCCAGGTCGATGTGCTCTCGCGCAATTCGACCATCACCTTCTCGCGCAACGCCACGCTCGGCCTCAACTTCCAGGGCATCAACTTCTACGAGGGCCAGACCTTCATCGTCCGCAAATCGGCCGGCGTGAAGGATGCGGAAGGCCTCGACGGCGCCTCGGTCTGCGTCGCCGCCGGCTCGACCGAAGAGAAGAACGCGGCCGACTGGTTCCGCGAGCGCAACCTCAAGGTCACCATCACCAATTTCCAGAAGAACGACGACGCCATCGCCGCCTATGACGCCGGGCGCTGCGACGCCTATACCGCCGGCGTCGGCGCGCTCGCCGGCCAGCGCATCAAGCTCAAGGTGCCGGATGATCACATCATCCTGACCAAGCCGATCTCGAACGATCCGCAGGGCCCGGTGACCCGCTGGGGCGACGAACGGTGGCAGCTCATCGTGCGCTGGGTGCTGAACGGCACCATCGCCGCCGAGATGCTCGGCGTCACCTCCGCGAATGTCGACGAGATGAAGGCGAACTCGAAGAACTCCGAGGTTCGCCGCCTGCTCGGCGTCGAGGGCGGCTTCGGCGAGATGATGGGGCTCCCCAACGACTGGATGTACAAGGCGATCAAGCAGGTCGGGAACTACGGCGAGAGCTATGAGCGCAATGTCGGCATGGGCTCGCCGCTGAAGCTCGAGCGTGGCCAGAACCAGCTCTGGACCAAGGGTGGCGTGCTCTTCACCCCGCCCTTCCAGTGA